In the genome of Marinomonas algicola, the window CCTTCTACTAAGTATTGGCCTCTTAAAACGGCGTCACTTGCTTGATCTATGGTGGCAATCGAGTCGTCATTTAGATAAAGCTGTTTCCAAAGGCCCATTCCGCGGCGAATGTTGAAAGGAAAAGACAATTTGTGTTCAGCACTTTGTTGAGAGATGGTCGGGAGAGTATCTAAATACGCTTTTAGATCCACAATATCTTGTAATGTCATTCTGGCGTAAGAGGTATAAGGGAAAGCGGGATAATAGTGTTGATTATCAGGAGAAACACCGTGTTTCATGGCGTTAGCGAATTCTACCGTGCTCCAAGCACCTATCCCTGTTATTTTATCTGGAGAAATATTAGGGGCGTAAAAGGTGCCAAATTCTGTAGGGAACCCTTTACCACCGGCTAGTCTAATTGTCTCTCCTCCGTCTTTTGTTGGCTTAGATGCGTGGCACGATAAGCATCCACCGATATTAAATACGGTTTCACCGTTTTTTACATCGCCATCTAAATTCGCTAGTTGAGCGTGTGTAATGGGAGCGCTGGGGTCGGTGAGAATCCAAAATGCTGTCGCTCCGGTGATAACGGCCGCCGCGCTGATATTAAGCCAAGTAGACATCATAAGTACCTGTAAATAAGGGAGAAACAATCGCTCTTAGAAAAGGGCCATTATTAAATTCAGCCCTTTTCTACGGTTAAATAAGAGACTATTTTTTTGTTCTGAACCCTTGATGGCAGCCACCGCAGCTGCCGCCCATCTCTTTGACTGCGGATCTCAGGTTGCCAAGCCCTTTGTTGGCTAGGCTGACAAGATTATCTGTACGTCTTACAAAGTCAGTGTGTTTCTCAGCAAAGCCCGCCGCGTCTGTCCAAATTTCCATTTTTGAACGAGTGTTACCAAGGTCGCTGTTACTGGAACCTTCTGGCCACATCGATTGATAATTCATTTTTGAAAGCAAGGCTAAGTTTTGCGCGGCATCAAGTGCTATTTGTGCATCGTAGTCGGTTTTTCCTTTTGCCATATTACCGACAACGCCCATATTGAAGGCAATCATTTGCATGTAAGACTGGCGTATTTCTACGGCTTTATCTAAGTCGGCTGCGTTCGCCGAGCCCGCCGCAATAAATAGAGAAGAAAGCATGATAGGTAAAATTTTTATTTTCTTTATCATAATAAATACCGTGGAATTGGGTTATTAAAAAATCAACATACCAGATATTACATTAAGGGTTAAGCCTTATGTCAGTTAATATTGGAGAGGATTTATCTTGTTGGTTTATTTTTAAGACAATTTAAAAATAGAGTATAAGTGATAAAAAGGGCAATTAAATATTACAAATAGGAATGATAATCAAAACCAAAAAATACGCATTGAGAGTGATTTTTAATAGAAGGCTATTTTGAATAAAATAATCGGTATTTTATTAAAGGATATTTTATTAAAGGGTATTTTAATGAAGCGGTTTTTTGAAATATAAAAAGGACTTGGTGAGAGTAATCACCCCGACACCTTGTTTATTTTAAGGTGCCGGGGTGATTGGGTTGAATTATTGTGTATTAGCTCCCTTTACCGAGCGCTACCAATACTTGTCGTTTCGTTTCGCCGCTGTATGGACGACGACCGTGCATCGCCATATGATTATCGACTAAGGCCATGTCGGCGGTTTGCCAATCTACATCAAAGGTAAACTCGCTAGAAAGGCTATTAATTAACTCAAGGTCAGCGGCTTGAATAACGCTGTCATCGCCATAGGTAATGGCGTGGGATGGATTCTCTCGCACCCCTTTCCATCCCATATAGGCCGCAATAAGTTGATTGTAGAAAACCTTTATGCCATTTTCTAATTCAACAACGGCGGGTAACACGGGGGTGGTCGCTTTTAGACTGCCATCGTCTTCCCATTTCCATGAGTAGCCTAACTGACGAAGTTTATCTTCCGCCGTAGCCATATCGGCACAATCTAATGTGCTTTTCCAGCTGCGCCCTTGACCTGAGTTTTCATCATTTTCTCCGGGCATAGTGGTGGTGTATTTCAATCCTTTTTCTTCCATTGCCTTGGCTAACTCAGGCGCAACTTCCTGCATTTTTTTAAATAAACGATCCGAACGGCATACCGGTGTTGCACCGCCTTGGTCCGCTGGAGATAAGCAGAAAAAGAATAATTTATCAGGCGAAATAGGGGTTTGCGCCATTTCATGATGTAAGAAAATTTCGACATCTTTTGGCGCTTCGTTTGCTGTGAAAACGCGCTTAGTGAAATTAAGTCTTACGGCATTCGATAATGACTCTTTGTAGGTGAAGCCCTCGTAACCAAAGGCCGCTGAGAATTTATCAAAGTCTTCTGCACTGTGTAGTGGGAAACCTCGGAAAAGAACCACACCCGATTGAGCCAGCTCTTTTTTTAACTGATCTAAGTGAGTTGATACCCAGTTGCAAGCGACATCAATAGAATCAATGTTGTCTTTATTCGCTATGATACTTGGAAAATCAATGTCATCATATTGATGTTGAGTTTCAACCTGAGCGAAGTGAATCGTACTAGACATACTTTGCTCCTTAATCGTAGATAGGATAAAAAGTGTTGAACGCCGCTTCACAGAAATGACCAGGATCGTTAAAGCGACGATTGCTGTTCAGTGCTGAAATGGCGTCCATTTCATCTTCGTTTAATTCGAAGTCAAACAGGGATAGGTTTTCTATCATACGTTCTGGTTTGCTGGTTTTTGGGATAATGGAAGTCCCTCGTTGCACGCCCCAACGTAAAACCACTTGCGCCGGAGTGCGACCAACACGCTCCGCTGCGGCTTTTACTGCGGTTTGCTCTAACACTGACTCTTGAGCACCAGCCATATCAAGTTCAAGGTATGATAAGGCGCCAAGAGGAGAGAATGCGGTCACGTCAAGGTGGTAGCTTTTTGCTAATCGAATAAGACGTTCTTGAGTTAAATAAGGGTGTGACTCGATTTGCAGCACAGACGGTTTGATCTTTGCGTAATTCATTAGGTCATGTAGCAAGCCTGATGTGTAGTTGCAGACACCAATTTGTTTCGCTAGGCCTTTTTCTACGGTTGCTTCCATTCCCGCCCATGTTTCGCTTAAAGGCACAGGCGCTAATTTAATTTCAGGTTGTTCGGCCTCTGGATCAAAAAACCATGCCGCTGGGTAACGTGTTTCAAAAGGAACAAATGCTTGCGCAATGGGGAAGTGTATTAAAAACAGGTCCACATAATCAAGTTGCAGCTCATTTAAGGAATGCTCGAGTGCCGGCACAACATTTTGTTGATCGTGGTAGGTATTCCATAATTTAGTGGTAATCCACAGTTCTTCACGAGTACAAAGACCGTCTTCAATTGCGCGTCTAATGCCTTCTCCCGTTTCTTTTTCATTGCCGTAATCGCTGGCACTGTCGATATGGCGATAGCCTGTTTTAATGGCTTGATAAACGGTTTCAGCGCAGACTTCGTTAGGCACTTTCCAAAGTCCGAAACCTACGGCAGGGAGAGTAGATGGCATATTGTATTCCTTCTGGAGATGAATTTTACTATGAGTTCTTCTATGTCTTATATAAGACTTAAGATGTGATACGGATAATGAATGCTTATAGTGGCGTTGTCAATGTATTCTATGACTGTTTTTGAGGCGGGCACTGTGAGAGAATCTGCACACTAATTTGTGCCTATGGCAACGTTTGCCGCTGTTTTTTATTTTAAGGTGTTATGGATGATCTCAACCCCTCGTTCCGGTACTTTTCTGGCGTTATCTGCATTCGTATTATGGGGCCTTACCCCTGTCTACTTTAAATGGATGGCCGCAGAGAACCCCTTAGACATTGTGGCGAATAGGGTGCTTTGGTCCGTGATTTTATTGACTATTATTATTAGTCTCATGAAAAAATGGTCAAAGGTGAAAGCCGTTTTTTCGTCAAAAGCCGGTGCGTTGACCTTAGTCGCAACCACTCTTTTAATTGGTCTGAATTGGTCTGTTTTTATTTATGCGGTCAGTGTTGATCGTATGCTGGAGACAAGTTTAGGTTATTATATTAACCCTCTCATGACCGTAGGGTTAGGGATCTTATTTCTAAAAGAAAGGCCGCGTTTTTTGCAATACGTCGCCATGGGATGCGCCATGATAGGGGTGAGCATACAACTTTTCGTGCTGGGTTATCTTCCTTGGATATCGATTGTGTTGGCGCTTTCTTTCAGTGTCTATGGGTTTTTACACAAAAAAACGCCGACAGACAGCTTCTCCTCGTTATTTATAGAAACGGCTATGCTGCTGCCTTTTGCATTGCTGTTTATGGGCTATCTTTTTCAAACGGGAGGAGAGGCAGTAAACAACCCTGTTGGGCCTGCCAATAGAGATTGGATGACTTGGCTAATGCTCATGCTCGCGGGACCTGTAACGACCTTACCTTTATTGCTTTTTTCATCTGCGGCTAAAAAGGTTCCATTGAGTACCTTAGGCTTTTTGCAGTATGTTTCGCCCAGTATGATTTTTCTTTTAGCCATCTTTGTTTATAAGGAACCGTTGCTTTTGGAAACGGGGTTAACCTTTGCTTTTATTTGGCTTGGTTTGGTTATCTTTTCGATTGATTCGCTTAGAAGAAAACCGTCGCTTCGGCCTTAGAAGCCGCTTCTACCCTAGGAACGACTTGGGCTTATTGTGGAAGGTTAATGTGTTGCCATAACTTTTAATGCTATGGCCGCCGCCGCTGTGCGGTTCTCCACCCCAAGTTTAGGGTATATTTGCTCTAGGTGTTTATTTACTGTGCGCGGGCTCATTTCTAAAATGAGCGC includes:
- a CDS encoding c-type cytochrome encodes the protein MMSTWLNISAAAVITGATAFWILTDPSAPITHAQLANLDGDVKNGETVFNIGGCLSCHASKPTKDGGETIRLAGGKGFPTEFGTFYAPNISPDKITGIGAWSTVEFANAMKHGVSPDNQHYYPAFPYTSYARMTLQDIVDLKAYLDTLPTISQQSAEHKLSFPFNIRRGMGLWKQLYLNDDSIATIDQASDAVLRGQYLVEGPGHCGECHTPRTSIGGLQYDQWLMGAASPDGKGRIPNISPIDSGISDWSEADIAEYLASGFTPEFDSAGGDMTEVIENTSKLPASDREAIAAYLKALPNGNTP
- a CDS encoding c-type cytochrome, which translates into the protein MIKKIKILPIMLSSLFIAAGSANAADLDKAVEIRQSYMQMIAFNMGVVGNMAKGKTDYDAQIALDAAQNLALLSKMNYQSMWPEGSSNSDLGNTRSKMEIWTDAAGFAEKHTDFVRRTDNLVSLANKGLGNLRSAVKEMGGSCGGCHQGFRTKK
- a CDS encoding TauD/TfdA family dioxygenase is translated as MSSTIHFAQVETQHQYDDIDFPSIIANKDNIDSIDVACNWVSTHLDQLKKELAQSGVVLFRGFPLHSAEDFDKFSAAFGYEGFTYKESLSNAVRLNFTKRVFTANEAPKDVEIFLHHEMAQTPISPDKLFFFCLSPADQGGATPVCRSDRLFKKMQEVAPELAKAMEEKGLKYTTTMPGENDENSGQGRSWKSTLDCADMATAEDKLRQLGYSWKWEDDGSLKATTPVLPAVVELENGIKVFYNQLIAAYMGWKGVRENPSHAITYGDDSVIQAADLELINSLSSEFTFDVDWQTADMALVDNHMAMHGRRPYSGETKRQVLVALGKGS
- a CDS encoding aldo/keto reductase; translation: MPSTLPAVGFGLWKVPNEVCAETVYQAIKTGYRHIDSASDYGNEKETGEGIRRAIEDGLCTREELWITTKLWNTYHDQQNVVPALEHSLNELQLDYVDLFLIHFPIAQAFVPFETRYPAAWFFDPEAEQPEIKLAPVPLSETWAGMEATVEKGLAKQIGVCNYTSGLLHDLMNYAKIKPSVLQIESHPYLTQERLIRLAKSYHLDVTAFSPLGALSYLELDMAGAQESVLEQTAVKAAAERVGRTPAQVVLRWGVQRGTSIIPKTSKPERMIENLSLFDFELNEDEMDAISALNSNRRFNDPGHFCEAAFNTFYPIYD
- the rarD gene encoding EamA family transporter RarD yields the protein MISTPRSGTFLALSAFVLWGLTPVYFKWMAAENPLDIVANRVLWSVILLTIIISLMKKWSKVKAVFSSKAGALTLVATTLLIGLNWSVFIYAVSVDRMLETSLGYYINPLMTVGLGILFLKERPRFLQYVAMGCAMIGVSIQLFVLGYLPWISIVLALSFSVYGFLHKKTPTDSFSSLFIETAMLLPFALLFMGYLFQTGGEAVNNPVGPANRDWMTWLMLMLAGPVTTLPLLLFSSAAKKVPLSTLGFLQYVSPSMIFLLAIFVYKEPLLLETGLTFAFIWLGLVIFSIDSLRRKPSLRP